The proteins below come from a single Papaver somniferum cultivar HN1 chromosome 11, ASM357369v1, whole genome shotgun sequence genomic window:
- the LOC113321970 gene encoding DNA polymerase epsilon subunit 3-like yields MAKVGAESVEELPKAIVRRLVKEKLSESDAGDLQIHKEAILAFGESARIFIHYLSATAKDVCKESKRQTINAEDIFEALEEIEFQEFIEPLKASLDDFKRKNAGKKAGAAKAKEADKKRKMAQSEGGKEPSTAKAKEMEADKKRKMVQPEVEEEPSAHSEDQEDDEEADEEGNEKEDEEEADEDEQEEEADEDGDNKEEGDINDKEDEEEADEEDNSESA; encoded by the exons ATGGCAAAAGTTGGAGCTGAATCGGTGGAGGAGCTACCTAAAGCTATTGTACGAAGATTGGTGAAGGAGAAACTCTCAGAGTCAGATGCTGGAGATCTCCAGATTCATAAAGAAGCTATCCTCGCTTTCGGTGAGAGTGCTAGAATCTTCATCCATTACCTGTCTGCTAC GGCAAAAGATGTATGCAAGGAGTCAAAAAGACAAACAATCAATGCtgaagatattttcgaagcactGGAAGAGATTGAATTTCAGGAGTTCATTGAACCTCTCAAAGCCTCTTTAGATG actttaaaagaaaaaatgcTGGAAAGAAAGCTGGAGCAGCGAAGGCAAAGGAAGCAGATAAGAAAAGGAAAATGGCCCAATCTGAGGGGGGGAAAGAACCTTCAACAGCAAAGGCAAAGGAAATGGAAGCAGATAAGAAAAGGAAGATGGTCCAACCAGAGGTGGAAGAAGAACCTTCAGCACATAGCGAAGATCAAGAGGATGACGAAGAAGCTGATGAAGAaggaaatgaaaaagaagatgaggaagaagctgATGAAGATGAACAGGAGGAAGAAGCGGATGAAGACGGAGACAATAAAGAAGAGGGAGACATTAatgacaaagaagatgaagaggaagctGATGAAGAGGACAATTCTGAGAGCGCATAA